In Shewanella psychrotolerans, the genomic stretch TCGATATCGACAATAATGCAGCCTTTCTCCTTAGATAAGGGCCCCGCAACAATCTCGCCACTTGGCGATACCACGATAGAATCACCAGGATTGATCCACTCTTCATCGGCAGGATAAAGCTCATCGATATTGGGAAAGTCCTTAGGCAGATCTTTACGCTCTAATGCAACACCACAAGATAAGACCCAGCACTTACCTTCCCGAGCAATGTGCTGCATAGTGCCTATCCAGGCTTCACCACTGTCATAGGTCGGCGCAATATAAATCTCGATCCCCTGAGAATACAGTGCATACCGAGCAAGCGGCATGTAGTTTTCCCAGCATATTAAACAGCCAACCCGTCCCACAGGCGTATCAATGACATTAAGCCCGTGGCCATCACCAAAGCCCCATACCATGCGTTCTGGGTTGGTCGGCATGAGTTTTCGATGATGGTTAACAATCTCACCATCAGGGTCAATCATCACCAGCGCGTTATAAAGGGTCGATTGGCTGTTGGCATTGTCTCTTTCGTTCATACCGCAGACAACAGTCACACCGTTTTGTTTGGCGGCGTCTTGCAGCGGCTTAAGGTCGTTCGTCGATAAATCGATGGCATTTCTGAGCAACCTAGCATGCAGCTCTTCGCAGAGCCCCCAGTCGCCACCGGGCCTGAGTCGCCATATCCAGGCAGGATAACCAGGAATAAAGGCCTCGGGAAACACGATAAGTTCGGCACCTTGAGCAGATGCAGAATTAATCGACGCCACCGCTTTATCAATTGTTGCCTCTTTATCGAGTACACAAGGTGCCTCTTGAATAATAGCTACCCTCTTCATAGGTCAATCCTTTTTATTAGGAGTGGAGTTAACCCTCAGTATAGTTTGTCCTACGCAGGTTTCGTTAAGTGCCCTCTCTCAGGTAGCGCAAGCCATCGAAATTAAAAAAAGCCAAATAGAAGAAACGGGATAACTCGATGCAGATGCACCGATGAGCTTGCGAAACAGGGATGTTTCGGCAGAACCTAAAGGGACTTATTCACTGTGTCTCACAGGAATACACATAAGCCCACCGCTGATGATAGGGAACCATCGATGGTTAACCCTTAAAATTGGTCAATAAATTACAATGCAGCCAGCAGCAACTGCGACGAAAGATATGTCGAACCTTCATTTTAAGCTGCACTCATTAAGGTGCACTAAAACCCGAGGTTTAACTGCGATGCACTAACCTCATCTTCACTACCCACGCCAGCGTCAGCACTCTCTAACCCCACAGAGACCCCAAGCAAACGAATTCCCCGTTCGCTTCGACGCTCTAGTGCCTGAGTCAACAAGTCATAAAACAGCTTGACCGATATCTCATCGCTGCGGTGCTCTATAGTGGTCTGCTTAAAGTCATCAAACTTCAACTTAACCACTTGCTTATTAATACGTCGCGCAGAAGCGCTGCGGTTAACCCTAGCTGCTAGCTCGTGAATAAGTTGAGGCATTACCGCCTCACATTGCTCGTAAGTATAAATATCTTGGGCCAGCGTGGTTTCCACCCCAACAGATTTACGCTCCCGATGAGGCGATATTCCCCGGGGATCGACGCCTTTAGCGCGCTCAATCAAGACTGCACCAAATTTACCAAATCTCTCTATTAATCTGGCCTCTGAGAACTGCTGCACATCGAGGCACGTATGCAGTCCCATCTCTTCGAGCTTAGTCGCGGTAACTTTTCCAACCCCGGGAATCTTTATCAGGGAGAGGGTTTTAACAAACTCGGTGACAGCATCTGGAGTGATCACATATTGGCCATTCGGTTTATTGAGATCCGAGGCAATTTTGGCTAGAAATTTAACTGGGGCTACTCCTGCCGATGCTGTGAGACCTGTTAATTCAAATATCTCTTGCCTAATCGCTGCCGCGATTAAGGTTGCAGAGCCATGATGTTCATTACAATCACTGACATCGAGATAGGCTTCATCTAATGACAGCGGTTCAACTAAATCGGTATAACGAGCAAAAACGCTACGAATTTGTGCCGATACCGCTTTGTAAACCTCCATACGTCCTGGCACCAAAATTAAATGAGGACACAGCTTTAAGGCATAGGCAGATGCCATCGCCGAGCGAACACCAAATGCGCGCGCTTCATAATTACAGGTACTGATCACCCCGCGGCGATCGCTGCGCCCGCCCACGGCTACCGGCTTGTCTCTTAACTCGGGAAAATCTCGCATTTCAACTGCCGCATAGAAGCAGTCCATGTCCACATGAATAATCTTTCTCAACGGGCATTACCTCCACCCACAAGAATACTGTATATTTAAACAGTATACAAACACTTATCCATGCCAACTCACCTAAACCAGCCACTGCTGTAGACTTAAAGGCCCTACCGCCTTAAGCTTAGACAAAAAACCACAGCATGATGCTGTGGCTTATATCGAACCCTTTTAGCTATCGGCTACCTTTATCCGCCATGATTAAAACAACCAGAGTGAACCTGGAGCAGCTCAAATAACCACGACTTGCACGACCTTAGTTGCAGCCCACAGCTTATAACCTTACATCTTAGACTGTAGGTAATTCTGCAGCCCAATTTTATCGATGAGACCCAGTTGTTTCTCTAACCAGTACATATGATCTGACTCAGTTTCCTCTAACAGGACTTCGAGTAACTCACGCGACGGATAATCTTTCTTCGCTTCACATAAGGCTATCGCTTTGCGAAGATTGTCTGCCACCTGATATTCGTAGTTCAAATCGTTTTGCAACATCTGCTGCGGATCTTTACCGATATTAAGCGCCTCACGGCTCGCAACATCTGGGGTGCCCTCTAGAAAGAGGATCCGCTCAACCAATTTTTTAGCATGTTCGCGCTCATCGTCAGACTCATGGGAAATACGCTCATGCAATTCTGTGAGCCCCCAGTCGTCATACATGAGTCCATGCACAAAATACTGGTCCATCGCCGATAGCTCTCCGGTGAGTAGTTGATTAAGCGTATCTATGACCTCTTTATCACCTTTCATACTAATCTCCCTAGTCCGACTCTATCTGCGCTTGTAAGTAATTTTGAATGCCAGTCATTTTGATCAGATCTTGCTGGGCTTCTATCCAATCTAGATAAGCTTCTTCATCTTCAAGAAGATCTTCTAAAATTTCTCGACTGACATAGTCTTGCTCTGTCTCACAAAGGCTAATCACGCTGCGTAATTCTACCAATTGCTCTTCTAGCATGGTTTTATCACATTGCAGCATCTCTTGTGGATTCTCTCCAATGCGTAATTTTTCTAACTGTTGCAGATTAGGTAAACCTTCGAGGAACAGCACCCGCTCAATGAGCTTGTCAGCATGCTTCATATCTTGAATCGACTTTTTATAACACTTCTCGTTGAGCTCTTCTAAACCCCAATTCTTGTACATACGGGCATGTAAGAAGTATTGATTAATTGCCGTCAATTCAAACGTCAAAATCTTATTGAGCTGCCGAATAACGTTCGGATGACCCTTCATTTCATCTCCTTAAAAATATTGATCTAAATCAATGTTTAAGACTAGAACAAAATCCACCCAAAAACAAATTAACATTTAGTTTCAAATGTTTACCAAAGATAATCATTATCATTCTGATTCTTAACTAGAGTGAAGTACCCAGTGTAATTACCAGCAAATACAGGAGTATAGGAAGAGTAAACAATCAGTATCAGAAGGGATGTATAAAGGTAAATGAGTCGTGTTAATATGCTCTCATCCCAAATATTTCATCTGCTTTGCGAGTGAACTCTCTAAGCATTAACAAGAAAGCCATTTTAGCGCCAACAAAAAAGGCTCCTATTGGAGCCTTTAGTCGTTTAAGCAAGCTTGAAATGTCAGATAATACGATCTTTGGTTAGTTTCTCGCGACGTGCTTCTTCGGCCATTTTAGCCTTCCGCTTGTCACAAGGATCATCACAATCACAGGCTTTTTCTATACCTAAGGAACCTAAACCGCCACAACTTCCTGCCACCGCTTTTTGCTTGACGAGATAACCAATCGACATGAGTAAAAAAAACAGTAGTAATACTACAAAAGCCGCTATAAAAGTGCTCATCACTTACTCCAACTGCTAGCAATGAATTGGCTTCATCATTAGCTTAAAATCAAATATGTTGCCCTGCTTATTCGAGACTAAATTGATAGCACCCCAAATAACAAACAAGATATTCTATCACAAACCAACAAAAGGCTTAAAGCTATCGCTGTAATAGACCTTAAATCCTTCACCTTCTGCTTGTTTCTCAATTAACATTATCGCTAAGTTCTGCTCTTTCGCCAATGCCAAAGACGCTTCTGTGCCTAGCACCATCATGGCCGTAGCATAACCATCAGCAATCATACTTTGAGGATGAAGCACAGTTACCGACGCCAATCGATGATCGACCGGATAACCGTTGCGAGGATCGATAATATGGGTGAATCGTTGGCCATCTTCTTCATAATAGTTACGATAATCGCCAGAGGTAGCCATCGCCATATTACCGGGCTCTATCACTTGTTGAATCTGGCGCTCATCGACATCGGGCCGCTCTATCGCGATACGCCAAGGACTACCATCGGCTTTAACGCCATAAAGGCTAACTTCGCCACCAATTTCGACTAGGTAACCCTTAGGCTGATACTTGGCTAATATTGATGCTATTTTATCAACACCAAATCCTTTAGCGATGGATGACAGGTCGACATAAAGATCGGGATTACTCTTACTCGCCTTAAGACCGTTAATCGTCAGATATTGAATGCCAGTCTTGGCTTTCGTCTCAGCGATCAGCTCAGGGCTTGGCACCTTAATTGGCCGCTTATCCGGCCCAAACCCCCACAGATTAACCAATGGACCTAAGGTGATATCTAATGCACCATCGGTTTTTTGATAGAGATCGATGCCAGCTTGAATGACTTTTGCCGTATCAGGTGAGACCTCTATGGTCGATGCTATTGTCATCTGATTAAAATGCGATAGTTCTGAATTCTTTCGGTAGGTAGACATCTGATCGTTAACTTTATCAAGCGCCAGATCGATCTCAGCTTGAAGTAGCTGTTCATTGGGCAACTGCTCTGCGCCAACAAATTTAATATGATATGTCGTCCCCATTGTCTGACCAGAGAATGAGAGCATTTGTGCTGGTTGAGTACAGGCTGAAACAAAAAAGGCTAGTCCAGCAAGGACTAACCCATTTACCAAGGTCTTAAACATATTGACCAAATTCCTTAATAATTGCTCAAATACATTTCGATTAAGTTCATCGAAACGCTACTTTCATAGATTTCGATGAACTTAATTCATCTGAACAGATATTATCACAACAAGGTGTGATTAGCCGCCAAAGTCATCCAATAGGATA encodes the following:
- the nqrM gene encoding (Na+)-NQR maturation NqrM — protein: MSTFIAAFVVLLLFFLLMSIGYLVKQKAVAGSCGGLGSLGIEKACDCDDPCDKRKAKMAEEARREKLTKDRII
- the dinB gene encoding DNA polymerase IV — encoded protein: MRKIIHVDMDCFYAAVEMRDFPELRDKPVAVGGRSDRRGVISTCNYEARAFGVRSAMASAYALKLCPHLILVPGRMEVYKAVSAQIRSVFARYTDLVEPLSLDEAYLDVSDCNEHHGSATLIAAAIRQEIFELTGLTASAGVAPVKFLAKIASDLNKPNGQYVITPDAVTEFVKTLSLIKIPGVGKVTATKLEEMGLHTCLDVQQFSEARLIERFGKFGAVLIERAKGVDPRGISPHRERKSVGVETTLAQDIYTYEQCEAVMPQLIHELAARVNRSASARRINKQVVKLKFDDFKQTTIEHRSDEISVKLFYDLLTQALERRSERGIRLLGVSVGLESADAGVGSEDEVSASQLNLGF
- a CDS encoding carbon-nitrogen hydrolase family protein, with amino-acid sequence MKRVAIIQEAPCVLDKEATIDKAVASINSASAQGAELIVFPEAFIPGYPAWIWRLRPGGDWGLCEELHARLLRNAIDLSTNDLKPLQDAAKQNGVTVVCGMNERDNANSQSTLYNALVMIDPDGEIVNHHRKLMPTNPERMVWGFGDGHGLNVIDTPVGRVGCLICWENYMPLARYALYSQGIEIYIAPTYDSGEAWIGTMQHIAREGKCWVLSCGVALERKDLPKDFPNIDELYPADEEWINPGDSIVVSPSGEIVAGPLSKEKGCIIVDIDVEKAATSKRALDVAGHYSRPDVFELRVDKSRQSPTVFKTER
- the bfr gene encoding bacterioferritin → MKGDKEVIDTLNQLLTGELSAMDQYFVHGLMYDDWGLTELHERISHESDDEREHAKKLVERILFLEGTPDVASREALNIGKDPQQMLQNDLNYEYQVADNLRKAIALCEAKKDYPSRELLEVLLEETESDHMYWLEKQLGLIDKIGLQNYLQSKM
- a CDS encoding FAD:protein FMN transferase; translated protein: MFKTLVNGLVLAGLAFFVSACTQPAQMLSFSGQTMGTTYHIKFVGAEQLPNEQLLQAEIDLALDKVNDQMSTYRKNSELSHFNQMTIASTIEVSPDTAKVIQAGIDLYQKTDGALDITLGPLVNLWGFGPDKRPIKVPSPELIAETKAKTGIQYLTINGLKASKSNPDLYVDLSSIAKGFGVDKIASILAKYQPKGYLVEIGGEVSLYGVKADGSPWRIAIERPDVDERQIQQVIEPGNMAMATSGDYRNYYEEDGQRFTHIIDPRNGYPVDHRLASVTVLHPQSMIADGYATAMMVLGTEASLALAKEQNLAIMLIEKQAEGEGFKVYYSDSFKPFVGL
- the bfr gene encoding bacterioferritin, translating into MKGHPNVIRQLNKILTFELTAINQYFLHARMYKNWGLEELNEKCYKKSIQDMKHADKLIERVLFLEGLPNLQQLEKLRIGENPQEMLQCDKTMLEEQLVELRSVISLCETEQDYVSREILEDLLEDEEAYLDWIEAQQDLIKMTGIQNYLQAQIESD